A region of Cataglyphis hispanica isolate Lineage 1 chromosome 6, ULB_Chis1_1.0, whole genome shotgun sequence DNA encodes the following proteins:
- the LOC126850220 gene encoding protein TANC2 isoform X2 translates to MAPPNRPPRPGSGLSLSVLDLAQIRALVESTGMLGGSTCPSCEMPFDKGKKRRLIDSCGHERCYSCLFRSEACPLCLHGYELNNDDGLEESTLRDELAASTAPLSVFAPTDGWLDESSTVNSLCGSPRLPRTKITTRANLPSRVMHRAGVENLSLIAMGKNLRSKPAELPDPSISQGQQKPEMTQSTLKCCPTPPNQRKRFFFNPKVLRSSFAAQRSSRRTASSPEPTVNENPSALSAWMTSSFEGKARWPGVVLGKIKSLWSSSQGTASDGLNQLIGSSGKVADDEGGCVKPLSSKTRKSSQSDLYMRLGLLLGSGRANASAESSGCPSSRAPAAQGHDSSAASFSSLTSFETQTLASTNTSPVSTLTGTSSEAEAAAALRCPVKPKTKAKGKTKSRDCDSAGSLASISTSLSASTSMSMSMSVSVSGLSNGSGSSPLASRRHSANAAQTSQTDELGQLRNRRSCARRSARAGNVKGPADAKLRFVQHHAAQLTLKPLFFEVPLLEEDPLFAGRQWLLHELESVINGSSPGILISGSPGTGKTALVLQLVEHSCFGRRREQMGRSSEVSEECDEKERQSNNATLQANIRYTNEKVRELASHVVAYHFCQADNNSTCLVPDLIHSLAAQLCQAPQLISYREYLLSEPHLQGSLSQRECTVDPDLALSRGIIEPLSTLKKANRLPVSNMVILIDAVCEAEYHRPDRGDTIASFLTRHAPNIPSWLKIVCTVRTQLLDCAKQLPYTRVSLDKTANDAIGNSIAKDLSDYVGYRLAQSPSIQANVTASVNGKAESSCSANQTRFASHLLALAKGSFLFAKLSLDLIESGHLVAKSASYKVLPVSLAQIFQLHFNLRFPTVASFDKVQPLLAVCLAALYPLTLPEIFYSVNSLNVDHFISWEDFLQRFKMLSGFLVKRLDNTYMFFHPSFREWLMRRDEGESTKFLCDYRLGHAAIAFRLSRLQAPLDGDKALELGHHVLKAHVYRGVAPCWPSRDLQAIWLTLSTECISSALCTLRNIYSPNVKVSRLLLLAGASPNHITEYLGNAPALCMYAHEGFVEMVSLLLEFGADVELTNSQGCTALSLAAARGHCDVVRRLAAAGALLGHADMAGQCPLVHAAKHGRLSVVGYLLACDWVLPIGENRPESGTSEIGREEAAQQAVVAAASQGHEAVVEYLLDMAEVIVDRPDTLIGETALTIAAANGSTATVSALLARGANPAAVNAKGLSPLMLAAKEGHWGTAERLLQGDLSTSTDVILDEAISLLEQRDPAGRTALMLAASEGHTNLIELFLDKGSILETRDKEGLTALGWACVRGRVTVVQMLLDRGANFGTNDNTGRTPLDLAAFQGNPKLVQLLLEKGAAVEHVDLHGMRPLDRAIGCRNIPVVQCFLRRGAKLGPATWAMAAGKPDVLIILLNKLLEDGNVLYRKNRLKEASHRYAYALRKFPASPEEDCQGQEQGHMMLQLQTFTQLRLNFLLNLSRCKRKMNECVEAIELADEALGVRSVSYEAFYARAKARVDLGLFEDALSDVQEALQNAPAHNRQDRRVLAALKDEIISRIDGTGTNKGHEDYIARSRLRASVDTLTEL, encoded by the exons ATGGCGCCCCCCAACAGACCGCCTCGCCCTGGCTCCGGTCTCAGCCTCTCCGTACTCG ACCTGGCGCAGATACGAGCTTTGGTCGAGTCAACGGGGATGCTGGGCGGATCCACGTGCCCGTCCTGCGAGATGCCGTTCGACAAGGGCAAGAAACGTCGTCTGATCGACTCCTGCGGTCACGAGCGTTGCTACTCCTGCCTGTTTCGCAGCGAGGCCTGTCCGCTCTGCTTGCACGGCTACGAGCTCAATAACGATGACGGACTGGAGGAATCGACTCTCAGGGACGAGCTCGCCGCTTCCACGGCTCCGCTGTCCGTTTTCGCGCCCACAGACGGTTGGCTGGATGAGTCATCGACGGTGAATTCTCTCTGCGGCAGCCCCAGGCTACCACGCACCAAAATCACCACGAGGGCTAATCTGCCGTCGCGGGTTATGCAC CGAGCCGGGGTAGAAAATCTCTCGTTGATAGCGATGGGGAAGAACTTGAGAAGCAAACCTGCAGAGCTTCCAGATCCTTCTATCTCTCAAGGTCAACAAAAACCTGAAATGACACAAAGTACATTGAAAT GTTGTCCCACCCCGCCGAATCagcgaaaaagatttttcttcaacCCGAAAGTGCTCAGAAGCTCCTTCGCCGCCCAGAGATCCTCGAGACGCACAGCATCCTCGCCCGAACCGACTGTGAATGAAAATCCTTCCGCGTTATCAg CTTGGATGACCTCGTCCTTCGAGGGAAAAGCGAGATGGCCCGGCGTTGTTTTGGGAAAGATCAAGTCTCTCTGGAGCAGCAGTCAAGGCACGGCTAGCGACGGGCTGAATCAGCTCATCGGCTCGTCGGGCAAAGTCGCAG ATGACGAGGGCGGTTGCGTGAAACCGCTGTCTTCGAAAACCAGGAAGTCGTCGCAGTCGGATTTGTACATGAGACTAGGCCTGCTATTGGGATCCGGTCGAGCGAACGCGAGCGCGGAATCGAGTGGGTGTCCCTCCTCGCGAGCCCCAGCAGCCCAGGGACATGACAGCTCGGCGGCTTCCTTCAGCAGTCTGACCAGCTTCGAGACGCAGACATTGGCCTCGACGAACACGAGTCCGGTCTCGACGTTGACGGGCACGTCAAGCGAAGCGGAGGCCGCGGCGGCGCTGCGATGTCCCGTCAAACCGAAGACCAAGGCCAAGGGAAAGACTAAGTCTAGGGACTGCGACAGCGCCGGTAGCCTGGCGTCTATCTCCACGTCATTATCCGCGTCCACGTCTATGTCCATGTCTATGTCAGTGTCTGTCTCTGGTCTCTCGAACGGTAGCGGTTCGAGTCCGCTCGCGTCTAGAAGGCACTCAGCAAATGCCGCGCAGACGAGCCAGACCGACGAACTTGGCCAGCTGAGAAACAGACGGTCTTGCGCCCGGAGATCAGCGAGAGCCGGCAACGTCAAGGGTCCGGCGGACGCTAAac TACGTTTCGTTCAGCATCACGCGGCGCAGTTGACCTTGAAGCCATTGTTCTTTGAAGTACCGTTATTAGAGGAGGATCCGCTTTTCGCCGGACGGCAATGGCTGTTACACGAATTAGAATCTGTGATCAATGGTTCTAGTCCCGGCATTCTGATCTCCGGATCGCCGGGCACGGGAAAGACCGCGCTTGTGCTGCAATTGGTGGAACACAGTTGTTTCGGGAGAAGAAGGGAACAGATGGGAAGATCCTCGGAAGTGAGCGAGGAATgcgacgagaaagagaggcagAGTAATAACGCGACTCTTCAAGCTAATATTCGATATACCAACGAAAAG GTTCGCGAATTAGCTTCGCACGTCGTGGCGTATCACTTTTGCCAAGCCGACAACAATAGTACCTGTCTAGTGCCGGATTTAATTCACTCGCTAGCGGCGCAACTCTGCCAGGCTCCTCAATTGATCTCGTATAGAGAATATCTGCTATCCGAACCTCATCTTCAGGGCTCACTATCGCAAAGAGAATGCACCGTCGATCCAGATCTCGCACTCTCGAGGGGTATTATCGAACCGCTCTCGACCTTGAAGAAAGCCAATAGACTACCAGTCTCGAATATG GTAATATTAATCGATGCTGTTTGTGAAGCGGAATATCACAGACCAGATAGAGGCGATACTATAGCTTCTTTCCTGACGAGGCATGCACCTAACATTCCCAGTTGGTTGAAGATTGTTTGCACTGTCAGGACGCAGTTGCTCGACTGCGCGAAGCAATTGCCATACACAAGGGTTTCGTTAGACAAGACTGCGAATGATGCGATTGGTAACAGTATCGCGAAAGATCTGTCCGATTACGTCGGTTACAGACTCGCGCAGAGTCCATCCATACAGGCGAACGTGACTGCATCGGTGAACGGCAAGGCGGAATCATCGTGCAGCGCGAATCAGACAAGATTCGCCTCGCATCTGCTTGCGCTAGCTAAAGGCAGTTTCCTCTTCGCCAAGCTGTCGCTCGATCTTATCGAGAGCGGTCATTTAGTCGCAAAATCTGCGAGCTATAAG GTACTACCGGTTTCTCTCGCGCAGATCtttcaattacattttaacTTGAGATTTCCTACGGTAGCCTCGTTCGATAAAGTGCAGCCTCTTCTGGCCGTCTGTTTGGCAGCTCTGTATCCACTGACCTTACCTGAAATTTTCTATTctgtaaattctttaaatgtaGACCATTTTATCTCATGGGAAGACTTTTTACAAAGATTTAAG ATGCTCTCTGGTTTCCTTGTGAAACGTCTAGACAATACCTATATGTTCTTTCATCCGTCGTTCAGGGAATGGTTGATGAGGAGGGACGAGGGGGAATCGACAAAGTTCCTGTGTGACTACAGACTAGGGCACGCGGCGATAGCGTTCAGACTATCCCGTCTTCAAGCGCCGTTAGACGGTGACAAAGCCTTGGAACTGGGTCATCACGTATTGAAGGCGCACGTTTATAGAGGCGTAGCTCCATGCTGGCCTTCGCGCGATTTACAA GCTATCTGGTTGACTCTGTCGACCGAATGCATCTCTTCGGCATTATGCACGCTTCGGAATATCTACAGTCCAAATGTGAAGGTATCGCGGTTGCTCCTGCTGGCGGGCGCATCGCCGAATCACATCACTGAGTATCTGGGTAACGCACCAGCTTTATGTATGTACGCGCACGAAGGTTTTGTCGAGATGGTATCTCTTCTTCTTGAATTCGGCGCCGATGTCGAACTGACCAATAGCCAAGGTTGTACGGCGTTATCGCTGGCAGCTGCTCGAGGGCACTGCGACGTTGTCAGAAG ATTGGCTGCCGCTGGAGCCTTGTTAGGACACGCGGACATGGCTGGCCAATGTCCTCTAGTGCATGCGGCGAAGCACGGAAGACTGTCCGTGGTTGGATATCTTCTTGCTTGCGACTGGGTCCTGCCAATCGGTGAGAATAGGCCGGAAAGCGGTACCTCGGAAATAGGCAGAGAGGAAGCCGCCCAACAAGCCGTCGTCGCGGCCGCTTCGCAGGGCCACGAAGCTGTCGTGGAATATCTTTTAGACATGGCCGAAGTGATTGTGGATCGTCCCGATACGTTGATAGGCGAGACTGCTCTAACGATTGCCGCCGCTAATGGCTCGACCGCAACAGTTTCCGCACTCTTGGCCCGCGGTGCTAATCCTGCAGCTGTAAATGCAAAAGGCCTTTCTCCTCTCATGCTCGCCGCCAAGGAAGGTCATTGGGGTACTGCTGAGCGACTTTTACAAg gaGATTTATCCACTAGCACGGACGTAATATTGGACGAAGCTATATCGCTCCTTGAACAACGCGATCCCGCTGGTCGTACCGCGTTAATGCTGGCCGCTTCCGAAGGCCACACCAATCTTATCGAATTGTTTCTCGATAAAGGATCGATTTTAGAAACGAGAGACAAGGAAGGACTCACTGCCCTCGGCTGGGCTTGCGTTAGAGGACGCGTAACTGTTGTACAGATGTTGCTCGATCGCGGCGCCAATTTTGGTACGAACGATAATACTGGTAGAACTCCTTTGGATTTGGCCGCATTCCag ggtaatCCAAAACTAGTACAGTTGTTACTCGAGAAGGGAGCCGCGGTGGAACACGTCGATCTTCACGGCATGCGTCCTCTAGACCGTGCTATCGGATGTCGCAATATTCCGGTGGTCCAATGTTTTTTGCGTCGTGGTGCCAAACTGGGTCCCGCCACGTGGGCTATGGCGGCGGGAAAACCGgacgttttaataattctgcTGAATAAGCTTTTAGAAGATGGCAATGTCTTGTATCGAAAGAACAGATTGAAAGAAGCGTCGCATCGATACGCGTATGCTCTTAGAAAATTTCCAGCCTCACCGGAGGAAGATTGCCAAGGGCAAGAACAAGGTCACATGATGCTGCAGCTTCAAACCTTTACGCAGCTCCGATTGAATTTCCTTCTAAATCTCAGCCGATGCAAGCGCAAGATGAAC GAATGTGTCGAAGCCATCGAACTCGCCGACGAAGCTCTCGGCGTTCGTTCCGTTTCTTATGAAGCGTTCTATGCCAGAGCTAAAGCTCGCGTAGATCTAGGTTTGTTCGAAGACGCCTTGTCAGATGTTCAAGAAGCTCTTCAAAACGCACCGGCTCACAACAGACAAGATCGTAGAGTACTCGCAGCCTTGAAAGACGAAATCATCTCTCGGATCGATGGCACTGGAACCAATAAAGGGCACGAAGATTATATTGCCAGATCGCGCCTTCGAGCGTCAGTGGATACTCTTACAGAGTTATAA
- the LOC126850220 gene encoding protein TANC2 isoform X5: MAPPNRPPRPGSGLSLSVLDLAQIRALVESTGMLGGSTCPSCEMPFDKGKKRRLIDSCGHERCYSCLFRSEACPLCLHGYELNNDDGLEESTLRDELAASTAPLSVFAPTDGWLDESSTVNSLCGSPRLPRTKITTRANLPSRVMHQRAGVENLSLIAMGKNLRSKPAELPDPSISQGCPTPPNQRKRFFFNPKVLRSSFAAQRSSRRTASSPEPTVNENPSALSAWMTSSFEGKARWPGVVLGKIKSLWSSSQGTASDGLNQLIGSSGKVADDEGGCVKPLSSKTRKSSQSDLYMRLGLLLGSGRANASAESSGCPSSRAPAAQGHDSSAASFSSLTSFETQTLASTNTSPVSTLTGTSSEAEAAAALRCPVKPKTKAKGKTKSRDCDSAGSLASISTSLSASTSMSMSMSVSVSGLSNGSGSSPLASRRHSANAAQTSQTDELGQLRNRRSCARRSARAGNVKGPADAKLRFVQHHAAQLTLKPLFFEVPLLEEDPLFAGRQWLLHELESVINGSSPGILISGSPGTGKTALVLQLVEHSCFGRRREQMGRSSEVSEECDEKERQSNNATLQANIRYTNEKVRELASHVVAYHFCQADNNSTCLVPDLIHSLAAQLCQAPQLISYREYLLSEPHLQGSLSQRECTVDPDLALSRGIIEPLSTLKKANRLPVSNMVILIDAVCEAEYHRPDRGDTIASFLTRHAPNIPSWLKIVCTVRTQLLDCAKQLPYTRVSLDKTANDAIGNSIAKDLSDYVGYRLAQSPSIQANVTASVNGKAESSCSANQTRFASHLLALAKGSFLFAKLSLDLIESGHLVAKSASYKVLPVSLAQIFQLHFNLRFPTVASFDKVQPLLAVCLAALYPLTLPEIFYSVNSLNVDHFISWEDFLQRFKMLSGFLVKRLDNTYMFFHPSFREWLMRRDEGESTKFLCDYRLGHAAIAFRLSRLQAPLDGDKALELGHHVLKAHVYRGVAPCWPSRDLQAIWLTLSTECISSALCTLRNIYSPNVKVSRLLLLAGASPNHITEYLGNAPALCMYAHEGFVEMVSLLLEFGADVELTNSQGCTALSLAAARGHCDVVRRLAAAGALLGHADMAGQCPLVHAAKHGRLSVVGYLLACDWVLPIGENRPESGTSEIGREEAAQQAVVAAASQGHEAVVEYLLDMAEVIVDRPDTLIGETALTIAAANGSTATVSALLARGANPAAVNAKGLSPLMLAAKEGHWGTAERLLQGDLSTSTDVILDEAISLLEQRDPAGRTALMLAASEGHTNLIELFLDKGSILETRDKEGLTALGWACVRGRVTVVQMLLDRGANFGTNDNTGRTPLDLAAFQGNPKLVQLLLEKGAAVEHVDLHGMRPLDRAIGCRNIPVVQCFLRRGAKLGPATWAMAAGKPDVLIILLNKLLEDGNVLYRKNRLKEASHRYAYALRKFPASPEEDCQGQEQGHMMLQLQTFTQLRLNFLLNLSRCKRKMNECVEAIELADEALGVRSVSYEAFYARAKARVDLGLFEDALSDVQEALQNAPAHNRQDRRVLAALKDEIISRIDGTGTNKGHEDYIARSRLRASVDTLTEL; the protein is encoded by the exons ATGGCGCCCCCCAACAGACCGCCTCGCCCTGGCTCCGGTCTCAGCCTCTCCGTACTCG ACCTGGCGCAGATACGAGCTTTGGTCGAGTCAACGGGGATGCTGGGCGGATCCACGTGCCCGTCCTGCGAGATGCCGTTCGACAAGGGCAAGAAACGTCGTCTGATCGACTCCTGCGGTCACGAGCGTTGCTACTCCTGCCTGTTTCGCAGCGAGGCCTGTCCGCTCTGCTTGCACGGCTACGAGCTCAATAACGATGACGGACTGGAGGAATCGACTCTCAGGGACGAGCTCGCCGCTTCCACGGCTCCGCTGTCCGTTTTCGCGCCCACAGACGGTTGGCTGGATGAGTCATCGACGGTGAATTCTCTCTGCGGCAGCCCCAGGCTACCACGCACCAAAATCACCACGAGGGCTAATCTGCCGTCGCGGGTTATGCAC cAGCGAGCCGGGGTAGAAAATCTCTCGTTGATAGCGATGGGGAAGAACTTGAGAAGCAAACCTGCAGAGCTTCCAGATCCTTCTATCTCTCAAG GTTGTCCCACCCCGCCGAATCagcgaaaaagatttttcttcaacCCGAAAGTGCTCAGAAGCTCCTTCGCCGCCCAGAGATCCTCGAGACGCACAGCATCCTCGCCCGAACCGACTGTGAATGAAAATCCTTCCGCGTTATCAg CTTGGATGACCTCGTCCTTCGAGGGAAAAGCGAGATGGCCCGGCGTTGTTTTGGGAAAGATCAAGTCTCTCTGGAGCAGCAGTCAAGGCACGGCTAGCGACGGGCTGAATCAGCTCATCGGCTCGTCGGGCAAAGTCGCAG ATGACGAGGGCGGTTGCGTGAAACCGCTGTCTTCGAAAACCAGGAAGTCGTCGCAGTCGGATTTGTACATGAGACTAGGCCTGCTATTGGGATCCGGTCGAGCGAACGCGAGCGCGGAATCGAGTGGGTGTCCCTCCTCGCGAGCCCCAGCAGCCCAGGGACATGACAGCTCGGCGGCTTCCTTCAGCAGTCTGACCAGCTTCGAGACGCAGACATTGGCCTCGACGAACACGAGTCCGGTCTCGACGTTGACGGGCACGTCAAGCGAAGCGGAGGCCGCGGCGGCGCTGCGATGTCCCGTCAAACCGAAGACCAAGGCCAAGGGAAAGACTAAGTCTAGGGACTGCGACAGCGCCGGTAGCCTGGCGTCTATCTCCACGTCATTATCCGCGTCCACGTCTATGTCCATGTCTATGTCAGTGTCTGTCTCTGGTCTCTCGAACGGTAGCGGTTCGAGTCCGCTCGCGTCTAGAAGGCACTCAGCAAATGCCGCGCAGACGAGCCAGACCGACGAACTTGGCCAGCTGAGAAACAGACGGTCTTGCGCCCGGAGATCAGCGAGAGCCGGCAACGTCAAGGGTCCGGCGGACGCTAAac TACGTTTCGTTCAGCATCACGCGGCGCAGTTGACCTTGAAGCCATTGTTCTTTGAAGTACCGTTATTAGAGGAGGATCCGCTTTTCGCCGGACGGCAATGGCTGTTACACGAATTAGAATCTGTGATCAATGGTTCTAGTCCCGGCATTCTGATCTCCGGATCGCCGGGCACGGGAAAGACCGCGCTTGTGCTGCAATTGGTGGAACACAGTTGTTTCGGGAGAAGAAGGGAACAGATGGGAAGATCCTCGGAAGTGAGCGAGGAATgcgacgagaaagagaggcagAGTAATAACGCGACTCTTCAAGCTAATATTCGATATACCAACGAAAAG GTTCGCGAATTAGCTTCGCACGTCGTGGCGTATCACTTTTGCCAAGCCGACAACAATAGTACCTGTCTAGTGCCGGATTTAATTCACTCGCTAGCGGCGCAACTCTGCCAGGCTCCTCAATTGATCTCGTATAGAGAATATCTGCTATCCGAACCTCATCTTCAGGGCTCACTATCGCAAAGAGAATGCACCGTCGATCCAGATCTCGCACTCTCGAGGGGTATTATCGAACCGCTCTCGACCTTGAAGAAAGCCAATAGACTACCAGTCTCGAATATG GTAATATTAATCGATGCTGTTTGTGAAGCGGAATATCACAGACCAGATAGAGGCGATACTATAGCTTCTTTCCTGACGAGGCATGCACCTAACATTCCCAGTTGGTTGAAGATTGTTTGCACTGTCAGGACGCAGTTGCTCGACTGCGCGAAGCAATTGCCATACACAAGGGTTTCGTTAGACAAGACTGCGAATGATGCGATTGGTAACAGTATCGCGAAAGATCTGTCCGATTACGTCGGTTACAGACTCGCGCAGAGTCCATCCATACAGGCGAACGTGACTGCATCGGTGAACGGCAAGGCGGAATCATCGTGCAGCGCGAATCAGACAAGATTCGCCTCGCATCTGCTTGCGCTAGCTAAAGGCAGTTTCCTCTTCGCCAAGCTGTCGCTCGATCTTATCGAGAGCGGTCATTTAGTCGCAAAATCTGCGAGCTATAAG GTACTACCGGTTTCTCTCGCGCAGATCtttcaattacattttaacTTGAGATTTCCTACGGTAGCCTCGTTCGATAAAGTGCAGCCTCTTCTGGCCGTCTGTTTGGCAGCTCTGTATCCACTGACCTTACCTGAAATTTTCTATTctgtaaattctttaaatgtaGACCATTTTATCTCATGGGAAGACTTTTTACAAAGATTTAAG ATGCTCTCTGGTTTCCTTGTGAAACGTCTAGACAATACCTATATGTTCTTTCATCCGTCGTTCAGGGAATGGTTGATGAGGAGGGACGAGGGGGAATCGACAAAGTTCCTGTGTGACTACAGACTAGGGCACGCGGCGATAGCGTTCAGACTATCCCGTCTTCAAGCGCCGTTAGACGGTGACAAAGCCTTGGAACTGGGTCATCACGTATTGAAGGCGCACGTTTATAGAGGCGTAGCTCCATGCTGGCCTTCGCGCGATTTACAA GCTATCTGGTTGACTCTGTCGACCGAATGCATCTCTTCGGCATTATGCACGCTTCGGAATATCTACAGTCCAAATGTGAAGGTATCGCGGTTGCTCCTGCTGGCGGGCGCATCGCCGAATCACATCACTGAGTATCTGGGTAACGCACCAGCTTTATGTATGTACGCGCACGAAGGTTTTGTCGAGATGGTATCTCTTCTTCTTGAATTCGGCGCCGATGTCGAACTGACCAATAGCCAAGGTTGTACGGCGTTATCGCTGGCAGCTGCTCGAGGGCACTGCGACGTTGTCAGAAG ATTGGCTGCCGCTGGAGCCTTGTTAGGACACGCGGACATGGCTGGCCAATGTCCTCTAGTGCATGCGGCGAAGCACGGAAGACTGTCCGTGGTTGGATATCTTCTTGCTTGCGACTGGGTCCTGCCAATCGGTGAGAATAGGCCGGAAAGCGGTACCTCGGAAATAGGCAGAGAGGAAGCCGCCCAACAAGCCGTCGTCGCGGCCGCTTCGCAGGGCCACGAAGCTGTCGTGGAATATCTTTTAGACATGGCCGAAGTGATTGTGGATCGTCCCGATACGTTGATAGGCGAGACTGCTCTAACGATTGCCGCCGCTAATGGCTCGACCGCAACAGTTTCCGCACTCTTGGCCCGCGGTGCTAATCCTGCAGCTGTAAATGCAAAAGGCCTTTCTCCTCTCATGCTCGCCGCCAAGGAAGGTCATTGGGGTACTGCTGAGCGACTTTTACAAg gaGATTTATCCACTAGCACGGACGTAATATTGGACGAAGCTATATCGCTCCTTGAACAACGCGATCCCGCTGGTCGTACCGCGTTAATGCTGGCCGCTTCCGAAGGCCACACCAATCTTATCGAATTGTTTCTCGATAAAGGATCGATTTTAGAAACGAGAGACAAGGAAGGACTCACTGCCCTCGGCTGGGCTTGCGTTAGAGGACGCGTAACTGTTGTACAGATGTTGCTCGATCGCGGCGCCAATTTTGGTACGAACGATAATACTGGTAGAACTCCTTTGGATTTGGCCGCATTCCag ggtaatCCAAAACTAGTACAGTTGTTACTCGAGAAGGGAGCCGCGGTGGAACACGTCGATCTTCACGGCATGCGTCCTCTAGACCGTGCTATCGGATGTCGCAATATTCCGGTGGTCCAATGTTTTTTGCGTCGTGGTGCCAAACTGGGTCCCGCCACGTGGGCTATGGCGGCGGGAAAACCGgacgttttaataattctgcTGAATAAGCTTTTAGAAGATGGCAATGTCTTGTATCGAAAGAACAGATTGAAAGAAGCGTCGCATCGATACGCGTATGCTCTTAGAAAATTTCCAGCCTCACCGGAGGAAGATTGCCAAGGGCAAGAACAAGGTCACATGATGCTGCAGCTTCAAACCTTTACGCAGCTCCGATTGAATTTCCTTCTAAATCTCAGCCGATGCAAGCGCAAGATGAAC GAATGTGTCGAAGCCATCGAACTCGCCGACGAAGCTCTCGGCGTTCGTTCCGTTTCTTATGAAGCGTTCTATGCCAGAGCTAAAGCTCGCGTAGATCTAGGTTTGTTCGAAGACGCCTTGTCAGATGTTCAAGAAGCTCTTCAAAACGCACCGGCTCACAACAGACAAGATCGTAGAGTACTCGCAGCCTTGAAAGACGAAATCATCTCTCGGATCGATGGCACTGGAACCAATAAAGGGCACGAAGATTATATTGCCAGATCGCGCCTTCGAGCGTCAGTGGATACTCTTACAGAGTTATAA